The sequence GAGAAAAGTCGGGTGAAAAAGCGTGGTGATCGGATACGTTGTTAAATCGTTGTACGGCGGAAGGCGGTATTCTGGATCGATGCGTAGCCCGAATGGCAAATCGGTTGGCCGGCCATACGCTTCCTGGTTAAAGAAATTACCCCAGCGACCAATGCTCTGCGCCAGCAAGAAACCAGGGACACAGACATCGAGCCAATCCCAATACGGCAATTTGGCATATCGCGTATAGATAACCGTCGAGAGAAGCGCACCGATAATCGCGCCGTGAATCGCGATCCCGCCAGTTGTCAGATTCAACGCGCTCCATGGATTCGGCGCAAACCGTTCCCATTCAAACGCAACATAGTAGATACGAGCGCCGACAATCCCAAGAATGAGCCCCAACATCAACTGATTCCAAACGTGATCGGGATGGTAACCACGGGCAACCGCTCGTCGTGAAGCGAGTAGTGCCGCAATCAGCGCACCTGTCATGATAATAGCGCCATACCAACGAATAACTATTGGTAACCCGAACAAGGTAAAACTGATCAAGAACGGGTCGTCGGGTGGATAGAGCACCATACTTTCTCCAAATCAATGATCTAGTGCATCGCAGATGACGCGAACACTATACGGTAGGCGAGGTGCAAGAATTGTAAGTTTCCAAATCAATAATCTAGTGCATCATAACCGACGTCAACATATGGCGACGCTCACAATGAAGCGGCATAGCGCACTGCATTGCGAAAAATCTGCAAACCGTCACCTTCATGCCGGGTCGGTTCACGTGTCCAGCGCGGATGTTGGTGAGGCAGTACAGCATTTTCGGGGTGCGGCATCAAACCCAGCACATTGCCCTGCGCATTGCACAGACCGGCAATTGCGTGTGGGGAACCATTCGGATTGGCCGGATACCCATCACCGAGGTACCGCAAGGCAACTAGGCCGTTGCTCTCTAGCTCGATCAGAGTGGCTTCGTCGCGCACGGCGA comes from Chloroflexus sp. Y-396-1 and encodes:
- the lgt gene encoding prolipoprotein diacylglyceryl transferase, whose protein sequence is MVLYPPDDPFLISFTLFGLPIVIRWYGAIIMTGALIAALLASRRAVARGYHPDHVWNQLMLGLILGIVGARIYYVAFEWERFAPNPWSALNLTTGGIAIHGAIIGALLSTVIYTRYAKLPYWDWLDVCVPGFLLAQSIGRWGNFFNQEAYGRPTDLPFGLRIDPEYRLPPYNDLTTYPITTLFHPTFLYESIWNLLGVGVLLWLDRRFGRLASPEQRRLKPGDLLFLYGIIYSSGRFWIEGLRVDSLCASGIGGECEGSIRVAQLVSITLIVLCAVLIYLNHRHPFAGQNLENHVESSPSTTKLHP